The Electrophorus electricus isolate fEleEle1 chromosome 4, fEleEle1.pri, whole genome shotgun sequence region AAATATGACACAAATATGACACATAGGCAACAAAACCTCCAAACAGACTTGCGTTGAGGTGCCATTTTAAGAATGACAGCTCTCCTCTCAGAGTGCTTTCACCATGCCCCTGGCCACTGGCAGAGAAGGACAGATTGCATGTGTGAGGTCACATAATGAACCTTTTGTGGATGAGCGTGTGGCGAGTTACTATCACAAGGCATCTGAGCATTAGGAAGACAAAGGCcacttcaccacacacactatgagCTAGTTCAGCAGTCCTTTGTATGACTGGAGTAGGCTTACTTGTTTTCTTATCTCTTTGTAAATATCTGATTTCATCCATTAATTTACTTTGAAAACCGAACAGTccaaatgaaacagaaacacaatgagCATATTGTATAAATGAAAGACTAATATTTTTGTGAGGTATCACTTATATCTCAAGCCTTTTCCAAGGGACTCTTGTGGTGCAGTTGCTTTGGATTTTAGAAAAACCAGAGTCCTCACTGTGCCTGCATATAAATATGGAACAAATTAAAAACCtgaataatgaattaaagaaaaatgatcccaaaaacattttccttgttCGGGTGAGTATCCAAGTAAAAGGACACAGGCagaaatttacattttgaaattttattAAGCATGCAGAAGAAACTCTGCCCAATGAGTTTGTCTATTTGATGCACGACATGCATGGATACCTCATAAATGTAGAAGAATTCAGTAAAGAATTTTTGCACTTGGCAACCTGTAAGCATCATTATGTTCTCTTTACCGAAATATTCAGTAAAAGTCAAGTAAAGAGCTACAACAAACCACTTTGGAAGACAAGGTTTCTGCAGAGGCTCCCTGACTGCCTTTTACAGacacaaattaacattttgtGTCAAGGTTTCAACACAAAATGATACTAACACcttataataacatttatactATGACACTTTTAGGAAAGCAGATTTAAGGAATTTCCTTAACTTTGTGATTTAATTCATGGCGAATTAAAGGAAACCCTTAGGGAAACCCTTTCTACATGTACATGCATCGCTTGGACCaagtaattaatttaaaaatgtcagactAATCATACTCACTGGCACTGATTTGAAAAACATGTCCAAAACCTTAATGCCCAAGTCCATGCTATTGATCTCTAGCACATCGGGAACATGTCTGTACTTAGAAAAAGGAAAGGAACCCTTAAGCATAGCCGTTCCAGTTTCATCTGTATCTTATCACCACAAAGTCCCTTAAACAGAAAAATCTGCTGAGCGTACTAGGAGCTGAGCCAGGCTGTGCCTTCAAAGAGCCAGCAGGCTCACTGCTGTCTTCAGGAAACCTCTTCCAGGGCTGGTTCTCATCAGCCTGACAATAAAAATGAGAGGagtaaaaacaaagcaaaagtttCTTccgaaaaagagagagagagagagagagagagagagagagagagagagaaaggggaccAGAGATTTCCACAGCTGGTTCCCTTTCCCAAAAGATCCTACTTttcatttctctccctcccttggTTTATCCTGCACAAAGGAAGCGTCTTTCTCCTCGGCTCCGCGGAGAGCTTAGAAGAGGTTATACTCATGCTGGAATGATTCGGGGAGAAAGGGCGCCACATTCTTAGCAGGCTCCCCATGGGCACGTGGACAGAGAAGTCCAACAGCCTGCTCAGCCTGGTAATCACTGGGCAGCTTTACCACTCAACAGACCTCAGAGGAACATGCAGCAACAGCATGCATTAGAATAGTtcccaaagctttaaaaatcaaTGTGCAATTGATAAGTTACTTCTTATCAAGGCTGCAATGTGCAGCCTCAGATCTGGATAGAATGTCATAGTGGTCATGATGTCTGAGATCTATGTTTGACCAAGGCACTTAGCTGTACTCTGATTCTGTAGGTGGTGAACATTTGAAAGCAGAGAGAatgcatctttattttaatgGGGTAATCCACTATCTTAGCCTTGTCACTGGGCGACAATACTTTGAATGAAGTTGGAGGGTGGGATGTACTTATAAGCCAGAAACTGAGCGTGCAGTGTGCTTGTTATGATGGCTCCTGAAAACGTGAAAAGGCAGTGCATGCTTTTCATAGACTGAGAGAAAAAACCTATGTAATAACTACTTTAATAGCAACATGTCCATGTATTTACAAGACACATGATTTCCTCCCAATATAAATGTGCTAGAAAACAAGTTCAGATGAGGAGCTTGGCTTGGAAGAGCTTAGCTCATAACAAGAATCCAAATCACACATCTGCAGTGGTGGAGACCTGCGCCAGCCTGGGATCAGAATCGATTTCATAACGGTAATGATATCCCTCCCACACCTCTCTGCAAGTGTCACGCAAATCATAAATGCGCTTCTTAATGCCTTTGCGATTCAGGTAAAGCACAAAGAGGAACATGAGTCCCACAAAGCCCAGCACAATTCCTAAAAAGACATAGGAGGTCTGCAGAGCCAGGTTGTCACCCTCGCCTGCCCGATGGCACCCCAGAATCAACCTCGCCGCCGTCAGCAGGGACGTGTTGCGCAGATCAACGGGGAACATGCAGATCAGGCGCTCCACATCCACCACTTTCCCCTGTGAGACATTTAGCCAGGCTGCAAAGGGCTCGATTCCACAAGTACAGGTGTAGGGATTCTGTCCCAGGTTCAGTTTTGCCCTGGGAAGGTGCTCCAACTCTAACAGCCCCTCTTCCCGGAAGGTCTTAAGGGCATTAAGGCTGAGATCCAGCTCCTCGAGGTACTCCAGACCGGAGAAGGTCTCGTTGTAGATCGACACTATGGAGTTGTTGGCCAGCTGAAGACGGCGTAAGCTGCTCAGGTGAGAGAAGATGCGAGGGGGCAAGTAGACAAGGCCGTTGCTGGACAGGTCCAACCCGAGCAGACCCTCAAGGCTGCTCCAGCGCAGAGACGTGGCCAGGTCTGTGATGGAGGAGTGGTTATAGAGCGCCCTGCtgagattcagctctctcagcaTGCGGCTCTGCACTGTGAAAGCCTCAGGGTGGATCACTGCCAGCTGGTTGCTGCTCAGGTCCAATGATCTGAGGCTTCGGAGGGTGGAGAAGGTGTGAGACTCCACCTCACATATTCTACACCACagaaaaatagaataaaattctATTGCTTTGCAGTCTGCATTAAGTCATAAGTAGAcaggcaaaaatgtaaaaatgtctttaagacCTTGTGTTGAACCAGTACatatcaataaattaattagCTGATGCATAACAATACAGTAAAAACAAAGGTAGACAAACTTCAAAATGATCGATGAAAGAACATTAATGTTCAAATGCATGCTGAAATGTCCTTTTACCTGTTGTTGCTGAGTGATAACGTTGTCACATTGTCGAGTCCCTTGAATGCCTGTGGACCAATCCGCCTAATCTGGTTACCCGTGATGAACAAATTCCTCGTGTAACCAGGAATGCCGGACGGTATACTCCGAAGATCCTTAGAAACACATTTAACAGTTTGCGCGGCTTCTGAACATTCGCAACCAAGAGGACACAACGATGACCGCGTGGGGTGAACACAAAACAGTGCAAAGAACAGTATCCGCAAGTCGGGCATTTTGGAAAACTACACGAGACTGAAGATTAAGTAGTTATGCAGCCTAATGTTTTAAACGCTGCTCGTTAAATTAAACGTTTCACCTCAACTGACTTCAAGTAGATTAAGAGTTGACAGTCAAGTTTCATTCCGAAAGATCAGCCGTGACGGATATTTTCGATGTTTTCCGTTCTGTGCATCCTAGttagaaacccccccccccccaccaccaaacCCAAACATAAATATCGAACAAGTTCAGAATCCCCACATATATACGCCAGGACCTCCCTTAAATGCCAGGAACGTAATGCGAAGTTCCTCCAAATAATATCAATCTCGCGTAGTCCTTTTTAGGTTAACTTATGAACGACCACTCCGTGTGCTTTGCTCTTTTGCATCTCTGAAACCCCACGTGTAAGTGAGAGGCAGCCACTGATTAACATGAGAAAAGCGGGCTGGCGGTTAAGGGCGTTTGATCCGCTGCGTCGCTATTCTGCAACAATGCATTTAAAGAACCGTCGCTCCTCACGCTCGAGAGGGAGGGGCTCCGCGCTCGCTCCTTACCTTCACTTCGCCGTGCACTTCAGATGGAGATAAGTTCTGTATACAAGTGTGCTTTACGTATTTATAGCAAACCGTTACACATTTATATCACTTAGTGTATTACGGAAACATTGTATAATAAAAAGCTATGCTTTGCATATTATATCGGTTTGGCTGTTTCTAATTAAAGTGCTCAATATCCTCATTTATTATTTGGTCATTTAAAAGAGcactaaaaacatttgttctCTAGCTATTCCATAAAATCTGAAATGTGTAGAGTACCTTATGAGACTATAAAACCACTGACTATTTTGGCGAACAGCGTTCGTTCAGTTTCAGTTACTAGATTAAATTAGCAAATGGTCCTAAAAATCTTTTTCCCCTAAAGAGCCACTTGTGTTTTACCCCTCACCAAATGTCTCGGACAGTAGAGAATGTTGCAGAAGACCAGCGTAGAGCAATTGCTTAAGGATGATCACCTTACAGGAGTCGCTGGGTTTGTATGTATTATGGAGAGGGCAGGGCCGAGTGCCTGTGAACTCCCCGCCTCTCCTTTATAACACGACGGGACTCCTTGAATTTTATGACAAAAGCTTATCAACTATAGCGGTCGTCT contains the following coding sequences:
- the tpbga gene encoding trophoblast glycoprotein a isoform X2, whose translation is MPDLRILFFALFCVHPTRSSLCPLGCECSEAAQTVKCVSKDLRSIPSGIPGYTRNLFITGNQIRRIGPQAFKGLDNVTTLSLSNNSLRSLDLSSNQLAVIHPEAFTVQSRMLRELNLSRALYNHSSITDLATSLRWSSLEGLLGLDLSSNGLVYLPPRIFSHLSSLRRLQLANNSIVSIYNETFSGLEYLEELDLSLNALKTFREEGLLELEHLPRAKLNLGQNPYTCTCGIEPFAAWLNVSQGKVVDVERLICMFPVDLRNTSLLTAARLILGCHRAGEGDNLALQTSYVFLGIVLGFVGLMFLFVLYLNRKGIKKRIYDLRDTCREVWEGYHYRYEIDSDPRLAQVSTTADV
- the tpbga gene encoding trophoblast glycoprotein a isoform X3, with the translated sequence MKLDCQLLIYLKSVEDLRSIPSGIPGYTRNLFITGNQIRRIGPQAFKGLDNVTTLSLSNNRICEVESHTFSTLRSLRSLDLSSNQLAVIHPEAFTVQSRMLRELNLSRALYNHSSITDLATSLRWSSLEGLLGLDLSSNGLVYLPPRIFSHLSSLRRLQLANNSIVSIYNETFSGLEYLEELDLSLNALKTFREEGLLELEHLPRAKLNLGQNPYTCTCGIEPFAAWLNVSQGKVVDVERLICMFPVDLRNTSLLTAARLILGCHRAGEGDNLALQTSYVFLGIVLGFVGLMFLFVLYLNRKGIKKRIYDLRDTCREVWEGYHYRYEIDSDPRLAQVSTTADV
- the tpbga gene encoding trophoblast glycoprotein a isoform X1, which translates into the protein MPDLRILFFALFCVHPTRSSLCPLGCECSEAAQTVKCVSKDLRSIPSGIPGYTRNLFITGNQIRRIGPQAFKGLDNVTTLSLSNNRICEVESHTFSTLRSLRSLDLSSNQLAVIHPEAFTVQSRMLRELNLSRALYNHSSITDLATSLRWSSLEGLLGLDLSSNGLVYLPPRIFSHLSSLRRLQLANNSIVSIYNETFSGLEYLEELDLSLNALKTFREEGLLELEHLPRAKLNLGQNPYTCTCGIEPFAAWLNVSQGKVVDVERLICMFPVDLRNTSLLTAARLILGCHRAGEGDNLALQTSYVFLGIVLGFVGLMFLFVLYLNRKGIKKRIYDLRDTCREVWEGYHYRYEIDSDPRLAQVSTTADV